One stretch of Segatella copri DNA includes these proteins:
- a CDS encoding D-2-hydroxyacid dehydrogenase — protein sequence MKIVILDGYAANPGDLDYHLLEKLGEVVVYPRTSDAEKVERAKDADIILLNKVQIDAETLAQLPKLKYIGIQATGFNVVDIEAAKKQGIIVTNIPAYSTDSVAQMTFALILAVTNRVEHYTQENRNERWAYNKDFCYWDTPLMELAGKTLGIMGLGNIGMKVANIARQFGMNICACTSKNSSDLPEWIQKVSKEGLLATSDILSLHCPLSDDTYHFINKESLEKMKDTAILVNTGRGPLVDEEAVAAALHEGSLGAYCADVMAQEPPSKENPLFGEPNAYLTPHIAWATYEARERLNKQVAANVKAFLEGNPINVVNK from the coding sequence AACCCGGGAGATTTGGATTATCATCTTCTGGAGAAACTGGGCGAGGTGGTAGTTTATCCTCGCACATCAGATGCAGAGAAAGTGGAACGTGCCAAGGATGCCGACATCATCCTTCTGAACAAGGTACAGATAGATGCAGAGACGCTGGCGCAGCTTCCTAAACTGAAATACATCGGTATCCAGGCTACCGGTTTCAACGTGGTAGACATCGAGGCTGCCAAGAAACAGGGCATCATCGTAACCAATATACCAGCCTACAGCACCGACAGCGTGGCACAGATGACCTTCGCCCTCATCCTTGCCGTAACCAACCGCGTAGAGCATTACACCCAGGAGAACCGCAACGAGCGCTGGGCTTACAATAAGGATTTCTGTTATTGGGATACCCCACTGATGGAACTTGCCGGCAAGACCCTGGGTATCATGGGACTGGGCAATATCGGCATGAAAGTTGCCAACATCGCCCGCCAGTTTGGCATGAACATCTGTGCCTGCACCAGCAAGAATTCGAGCGATCTGCCTGAGTGGATCCAGAAGGTGAGCAAGGAGGGTTTGCTTGCCACGAGCGATATTCTCTCGCTCCATTGTCCGCTTTCTGATGACACCTATCATTTCATCAATAAGGAGAGTCTGGAGAAGATGAAGGATACCGCCATCCTGGTTAATACGGGTCGCGGTCCGCTGGTAGATGAGGAGGCCGTAGCTGCTGCCCTTCACGAAGGCAGTCTGGGTGCCTACTGTGCCGACGTAATGGCTCAGGAGCCGCCATCAAAGGAGAATCCGCTCTTCGGCGAGCCTAATGCTTACCTCACCCCTCATATTGCCTGGGCCACCTACGAGGCTCGCGAGCGCCTGAACAAGCAGGTAGCCGCCAACGTCAAGGCATTTCTCGAGGGCAATCCGATTAATGTCGTGAATAAGTAA
- a CDS encoding ATP-binding protein: MGEYRRPHYNLMLSRLSERRKCIFVLAGPRQVGKSTVMAQIAETIDKVVFQFNADSVNEEDSDWIRRSWESVRSRMDIQHLQEAVLVIDEIQKIRRWSEYVKREWDADTLNHVNLKVVLLGSSRLLLRKGLTESLAGRFELIRMGHWTFPEMKAAFGLSLQQWIYFGGYPGSVDYIGDFRRWRKYVKDSLVAPAIEKDVLLTSNIYKPSLMSQLFEVGCSYSGELLSLTKMLGQLQDAGNVTTLSSYLEILKQANLLCGLQKFACDEARKRQSIPKFTVFNNALFTAYRGKGFDKDYVDPMIWGRWVESAVGTCLLDFVEDNDCHLYYWRDHNNEVDYILESQGDFVAIEVKSGKRGMNSGIPMFQEKFHPLKSIVVGTDGIPFEEFFCMDIMQLFE; this comes from the coding sequence ATGGGTGAGTATAGAAGACCACATTACAACTTGATGTTGAGTAGGTTGAGCGAAAGACGTAAGTGTATATTTGTTTTGGCAGGACCAAGACAGGTTGGCAAATCAACAGTTATGGCGCAAATAGCAGAGACTATTGATAAGGTAGTATTTCAATTTAATGCTGATTCTGTAAATGAAGAAGATTCGGATTGGATTCGACGTTCTTGGGAGTCTGTTCGAAGCCGAATGGATATTCAGCATTTGCAAGAAGCTGTTCTTGTAATAGACGAGATACAGAAAATACGCAGATGGAGTGAATATGTGAAGAGAGAGTGGGATGCCGATACCCTAAATCATGTAAACCTGAAAGTCGTATTGCTTGGTTCGTCTCGCTTGCTTTTGCGCAAAGGGCTAACCGAGTCTTTAGCTGGTAGATTCGAGTTGATTCGTATGGGGCATTGGACTTTTCCGGAAATGAAAGCTGCCTTCGGGTTATCACTCCAACAATGGATTTATTTTGGAGGTTATCCAGGCTCGGTGGATTATATAGGGGATTTTAGGCGTTGGAGGAAATATGTCAAGGATTCTCTTGTGGCACCTGCCATTGAAAAGGATGTTCTCTTGACTTCGAATATTTACAAGCCTTCACTCATGTCACAGCTTTTTGAGGTAGGTTGTTCTTATTCTGGTGAGTTGTTGTCACTCACCAAAATGCTTGGACAATTGCAAGATGCAGGCAATGTCACGACTTTGTCTTCTTATCTCGAAATATTGAAGCAAGCCAACTTGCTTTGCGGACTTCAAAAGTTTGCATGCGATGAGGCTCGTAAGAGACAGTCTATCCCAAAGTTTACAGTGTTTAACAATGCTTTGTTCACGGCATATCGCGGTAAGGGGTTTGACAAAGATTATGTTGACCCAATGATTTGGGGCAGATGGGTGGAATCGGCAGTGGGTACTTGTCTTCTCGATTTTGTGGAGGACAATGACTGTCATCTCTATTATTGGCGAGATCATAATAATGAGGTGGATTATATCCTGGAGTCACAAGGAGATTTCGTTGCCATAGAGGTTAAGAGTGGAAAGAGAGGCATGAATAGTGGTATTCCTATGTTTCAAGAGAAATTCCATCCTCTGAAATCAATCGTTGTTGGCACCGATGGTATTCCATTTGAAGAATTCTTCTGTATGGATATCATGCAATTGTTTGAATAA
- a CDS encoding iron ABC transporter permease yields the protein MKTIVLGAIAIIILFFANLTWGSVNIPWQDVGAIISGSQTDETYRYILLESRLPAAIAALLSGAALATSGLLLQTAFRNPLAGPDVFGISSGAGLAVAIVMLAFGGNIALDDLGVGFLGDAGNYAIGGFLAILIAAFIGAMVVMGIITFFSAIVRSHTVLLIIGLMVGYLASSAISLLNFFSTAEGVKSYMVWGMGSFGNVSSQQMMFFIPLTLIALAASLLLVKPLNAMLLGELYAENLGFNIRRLRIVLLIITGLLTAVVTAFCGPIAFIGLATPHIARLIISTENHRRLLPVTMLMGASIALLCNLFCTLPSDGGIIPLNAVTPLFGAPVIIYVLVKRR from the coding sequence ATGAAAACCATCGTTTTAGGGGCAATCGCCATTATCATACTGTTTTTCGCCAACCTGACATGGGGGAGTGTAAACATCCCGTGGCAGGACGTGGGGGCGATTATTTCGGGTTCTCAGACTGACGAAACCTACCGCTATATTCTGTTGGAATCGCGACTGCCGGCGGCGATTGCCGCTTTGCTTTCGGGCGCAGCCCTCGCCACGAGCGGCTTGCTCCTGCAGACAGCCTTTCGCAATCCTCTGGCGGGTCCTGACGTGTTCGGTATCAGCAGCGGAGCCGGACTGGCGGTAGCCATCGTGATGCTTGCCTTTGGCGGCAATATTGCCCTGGATGATTTAGGGGTAGGTTTTCTGGGCGATGCCGGCAACTATGCCATCGGCGGTTTCCTGGCTATCCTCATCGCAGCCTTTATAGGGGCTATGGTGGTGATGGGCATCATCACCTTCTTTTCTGCCATTGTGCGCAGCCATACGGTACTGCTCATCATCGGACTGATGGTGGGTTATCTGGCAAGCAGCGCCATCTCATTGCTCAATTTCTTCAGCACGGCAGAGGGCGTGAAATCGTATATGGTTTGGGGCATGGGCAGCTTTGGCAATGTTTCGAGCCAGCAGATGATGTTCTTCATCCCGTTAACCCTCATTGCCCTGGCTGCATCTCTGCTCCTTGTAAAACCGCTGAACGCCATGCTGTTAGGCGAGCTGTATGCCGAGAATCTGGGCTTCAACATCAGGCGTCTGCGCATCGTTCTGCTCATCATCACCGGTCTTCTTACGGCAGTGGTTACTGCCTTCTGCGGTCCCATTGCCTTCATCGGCCTGGCAACGCCGCATATCGCCCGCCTCATCATCAGCACGGAGAATCATCGCCGACTGTTGCCCGTCACGATGTTGATGGGTGCATCCATTGCCCTTCTCTGCAATCTCTTCTGCACCCTTCCGTCGGACGGTGGCATCATCCCGCTGAATGCCGTCACCCCGCTATTCGGCGCTCCCGTCATCATCTATGTTTTGGTGAAGAGGAGATAG